The following are from one region of the Acidobacteriota bacterium genome:
- a CDS encoding ATP-dependent helicase yields the protein MTMLELESLNVNQRQAVDWNEGPMLVLAGPGAGKTRVLTTRVVRLIQGTPDKRFRVLALTFTTKAAEEMRGRVAQLLGPTMRRARLTTFHGFATDVLRQHGSHFGLRPDFTILNQDADRHLVLRDAMEQAGDAGIPSGATARGVLPLIDRLLRDGQDGREQQDAPLPFAAPGKEWIRPVYRSYIRLLIEGNHLDFGALLVCCLRLFNERPRIARDYGVVYPFACVDEYQDTNKVQDLLLRTLYPDRNANLFVVADDDQTIYQWNGASPERLRRLQQDYDMRVVQLPESFRCPPEVVDLANILIRHNVNRAPNKSPLASAVDSSPSRAVRVRRFADCAAELSWVAADIEARSLDPGTCTVLARNTKLVRAAAAALSHAGLPSHVVKRKAEFESPLLRFLHSALRLSNRPADLEQLAALCRAYQDLTAARVLPDDVEAESVFAGDSLLAGFLSAASACAATDARPLLDTLRDDLHDRAKYREFAKNTLAWRDRHRRTPNIDTDEETEERSTWGSLTREIRHQLGADPPLGQFLQQIDLRQKTPPPRPTDVQCLTIHLAKGKEFQHVYLTGLAEEQLPSYQAVQGGSSAMEEERRNCFVAITRVQSSLTLTHADSYFGWPKQPSRFLAEMGLHAGSMAC from the coding sequence GTGACCATGCTCGAACTCGAATCCCTGAACGTCAACCAGCGGCAGGCCGTCGACTGGAACGAGGGCCCCATGCTGGTGCTCGCCGGGCCGGGGGCCGGCAAGACCCGGGTGCTGACGACGCGAGTGGTGCGGCTCATTCAGGGAACCCCCGACAAGCGATTCCGAGTCCTCGCTCTCACGTTCACCACGAAGGCCGCCGAAGAGATGCGGGGCCGAGTCGCGCAACTGCTCGGTCCGACCATGCGCCGGGCGCGCTTGACGACGTTCCACGGCTTCGCGACCGACGTGCTGCGCCAGCACGGCAGCCATTTCGGCCTGCGCCCCGATTTCACGATTCTCAACCAGGACGCGGACCGGCATCTGGTGCTGCGCGACGCCATGGAGCAGGCCGGTGACGCCGGCATCCCGTCCGGCGCGACGGCGAGAGGTGTGCTCCCCTTGATCGACCGTCTCCTTCGGGATGGTCAGGACGGCCGCGAGCAGCAGGACGCGCCGCTGCCGTTCGCAGCCCCGGGCAAGGAGTGGATTCGCCCGGTCTACAGGAGCTACATCCGCCTGCTGATCGAAGGCAACCATCTCGATTTCGGCGCGCTCCTCGTGTGCTGCCTCCGCCTCTTCAACGAACGCCCTCGTATCGCTCGCGACTACGGCGTCGTGTACCCCTTCGCATGTGTGGACGAGTATCAGGACACCAACAAGGTCCAGGATCTACTCCTGCGGACGCTCTACCCTGACCGGAACGCGAACCTGTTCGTGGTCGCGGACGATGACCAGACCATCTACCAGTGGAACGGCGCCAGCCCCGAGCGTCTCCGTCGCCTCCAGCAGGACTACGACATGCGCGTCGTCCAGCTTCCGGAGAGTTTTCGGTGCCCCCCCGAGGTCGTCGACCTGGCCAACATCCTCATTCGTCACAACGTCAATCGGGCGCCGAACAAGTCACCGCTGGCATCTGCCGTCGACTCATCCCCATCCCGCGCCGTGAGGGTCCGCCGCTTCGCCGACTGCGCAGCCGAGTTGTCGTGGGTCGCAGCCGACATCGAGGCAAGATCCCTGGACCCCGGAACCTGCACGGTCCTTGCCCGCAACACGAAACTCGTGCGGGCCGCGGCAGCCGCCTTGTCACATGCCGGCTTGCCGTCCCATGTCGTCAAGCGAAAGGCGGAGTTCGAGTCGCCCCTGTTGCGATTCCTGCACTCCGCGCTGCGCTTGAGCAACCGCCCGGCCGACCTCGAGCAGCTCGCCGCACTATGCCGTGCGTATCAGGACCTCACGGCTGCGCGCGTGCTGCCCGATGATGTGGAGGCGGAGAGCGTTTTCGCCGGAGATTCCCTGCTGGCCGGGTTCTTGTCGGCCGCGTCCGCATGCGCGGCCACCGACGCACGCCCCTTGCTCGACACGTTGCGGGATGATCTGCACGACCGGGCCAAGTACCGCGAATTCGCCAAGAACACCCTGGCCTGGCGCGATCGCCATCGCCGAACACCGAACATCGATACCGACGAAGAAACCGAAGAGCGGAGCACTTGGGGATCGCTGACGCGCGAGATTCGACACCAGCTCGGAGCCGATCCACCACTGGGACAGTTCCTGCAGCAGATCGACCTGCGGCAGAAGACGCCGCCGCCGCGCCCGACCGACGTGCAGTGCCTGACGATCCACCTGGCCAAGGGCAAGGAGTTCCAGCACGTCTACCTGACAGGCTTGGCGGAAGAACAGCTGCCCTCGTATCAAGCCGTCCAGGGTGGTTCATCCGCGATGGAAGAAGAACGACGCAATTGCTTCGTGGCGATCACGCGCGTTCAGTCCAGCCTGACGCTGACGCATGCCGATTCGTACTTCGGCTGGCCCAAGCAGCCTTCCCGCTTCCTGGCGGAAATGGGACTGCATGCCGGAAGCATGGCATGCTGA
- a CDS encoding ATP-binding protein: protein MPQKLPWTPWHRVVKLRDDVRTGELSLADFAADLHDVMMQRGVRPIYEDPARFFALTYPTFALRELARDVLLRLAGRNTKAVRQLELTYGGGKTHTLVALRHLAHDPAALPDLPAVEQFRSDAGAALPPARVAALAFDKLDVEKGMEVRGPRGELRWLKHPWSVLAFQIAGTVGVRALHAEGRDEERETAPAEPLLVDLLARPQAEGLATLVLIDEVLMFARGKVAVDEAWRGRLIDFFQYLCQAVTKVDRCALVASLLASDLDKSDDTGKAISAQIGEIFNRQKEEGVQPVQKEDVAEVLRRRFFTPASIADADAFLPHVTTAVRNLAAVDDTVRKDRRTAEERFARGYPFHPDLTDLFYVRWTQLDRFQRTRGTLRTFAIALRDAEPWDTAPLVGPNVFLPAPDRNGIAEAARELTGIATREVTESRGHDWAAILEGELAKARAIQDEQAGLRGREVEQAVCTVFLSSQPIGRKAHTRDLIGLVGATRPDRIALEQGLRRWTELSWFLDENEFGSDPAPDGGPPPLPKAWRLGDRPNLKQMYDDACANRVTAEAVELKLLAEVRATKSLTQGTRAFGARVHMLPERPRDVEDDGEFHFAVLPPAAVSNAGRPSRAARRFIDETTGPDRPRIRRNAVVLVAPSTDGLDVARLRVREYLGWDDVQQQLKGQPQDPVREDMLATWTEEARRRMPEAIRQAWTIVVTANPQNEVQAFRVTVGSDPLFATVKADRRARIQETAINAEALLPGGPYDLWRDDEPSRRVKDLTSAFAEHPRLPKMLRVQEILATIDRGVQDGLFVASLPRPDRTVRTWWRTPVDEAARAEPALELFLPGAATLSNLDASILAPGILPRLWEGESITVAAVIDYFAGGRTVMTPREGYDEPVDIPACAPGAVEAAVAQAVRRGGLWLLNGPASFQGEPLPAGVLTPAATLRAPLDPLPVQRLMVDALPDAWTSGEATVLALSVALAGQEGRPLPWTVLRRAVDDAIASRWLETTPGSDAWPCDVAGAAAVVLRPPIAFEPSSATPKAAESRAAYRCSAVLDPAALQDLIDVLPDIVKSAAGVSLEFRLDVALGDGGKDVDADTVASIDDLLREVSPDLRLKR from the coding sequence ATGCCCCAGAAGCTCCCCTGGACCCCCTGGCACCGCGTCGTGAAGCTGCGCGACGACGTGCGCACCGGCGAGCTGTCGCTGGCCGATTTCGCCGCCGACCTGCACGACGTGATGATGCAGCGGGGGGTGCGGCCGATATACGAGGATCCCGCTCGCTTCTTCGCGCTGACCTACCCGACCTTCGCGCTGCGCGAGCTGGCGCGGGACGTCCTGCTCCGGCTCGCGGGCCGGAACACGAAGGCGGTCCGGCAGCTCGAGCTGACTTACGGCGGCGGCAAGACCCACACCCTGGTGGCGCTGCGCCATCTCGCGCACGATCCGGCGGCGCTGCCTGACCTGCCGGCGGTGGAGCAGTTCAGGTCCGACGCCGGCGCCGCCCTGCCGCCGGCGCGCGTCGCCGCGCTCGCCTTCGACAAGCTGGACGTCGAGAAGGGAATGGAGGTGCGCGGGCCGCGGGGCGAGCTGCGCTGGCTGAAGCATCCATGGAGCGTGCTCGCCTTCCAGATTGCCGGCACGGTCGGGGTCCGGGCGCTGCACGCCGAGGGCCGGGACGAGGAGCGCGAGACGGCGCCGGCCGAACCCCTGCTGGTCGATCTGCTGGCGCGGCCACAGGCCGAGGGGTTGGCGACGCTCGTGTTGATCGACGAGGTGCTGATGTTCGCGCGCGGCAAGGTCGCCGTGGACGAGGCGTGGCGCGGCCGGCTGATCGACTTCTTCCAGTATCTGTGCCAGGCGGTGACGAAGGTCGACCGCTGCGCGCTGGTGGCGTCGCTGCTCGCTTCGGACCTGGACAAGAGCGACGATACCGGCAAGGCGATCAGCGCGCAGATCGGCGAGATCTTCAATCGACAGAAGGAGGAAGGCGTCCAGCCGGTCCAGAAGGAGGACGTGGCCGAGGTGCTGCGCCGGCGTTTCTTCACTCCCGCGTCGATCGCCGACGCCGATGCGTTCCTGCCGCACGTGACGACCGCGGTGCGCAACCTTGCCGCGGTGGACGACACGGTTCGCAAGGACCGCAGGACGGCCGAGGAGCGCTTCGCCCGCGGGTATCCCTTCCACCCTGACCTGACCGACCTCTTCTACGTACGGTGGACGCAGCTCGATCGCTTCCAGCGGACGCGCGGCACCCTGCGGACGTTCGCCATCGCCTTGCGGGACGCGGAGCCTTGGGACACGGCGCCCCTGGTCGGGCCCAACGTCTTCCTGCCGGCACCTGACCGGAATGGCATCGCCGAGGCGGCCCGCGAGCTGACCGGCATCGCCACGCGCGAGGTGACCGAGAGCCGCGGTCACGATTGGGCCGCGATCCTCGAGGGCGAGCTGGCCAAGGCGCGGGCCATCCAGGACGAGCAGGCGGGACTGCGAGGCCGCGAAGTGGAGCAGGCGGTCTGCACCGTGTTCCTCAGCTCGCAACCGATCGGCCGGAAGGCGCACACGCGGGATCTGATCGGGCTCGTGGGCGCGACGCGCCCCGACCGCATCGCGCTGGAGCAGGGGCTGCGCCGCTGGACGGAGCTGTCGTGGTTCCTGGACGAGAACGAGTTCGGCAGCGACCCGGCGCCGGACGGCGGGCCGCCGCCGCTGCCGAAGGCGTGGCGGCTCGGCGACCGGCCCAACCTGAAGCAGATGTACGACGACGCCTGCGCCAACCGCGTGACGGCGGAAGCGGTGGAGCTGAAGCTGCTGGCCGAGGTCCGGGCGACGAAGAGCCTGACCCAGGGAACGCGGGCGTTCGGCGCGCGGGTGCACATGCTGCCGGAGCGGCCCCGCGACGTCGAGGACGATGGCGAGTTCCACTTCGCCGTCCTGCCGCCGGCGGCCGTCTCGAACGCCGGCCGGCCCAGCCGCGCGGCGCGCCGCTTCATCGACGAGACGACCGGGCCGGATCGCCCCCGCATCCGTCGCAACGCCGTCGTGCTGGTGGCGCCGTCGACCGACGGGCTCGACGTGGCCCGCCTGCGCGTCCGCGAGTATCTCGGCTGGGACGACGTGCAGCAACAGCTCAAGGGGCAGCCGCAGGACCCGGTGCGCGAGGACATGCTGGCGACCTGGACCGAAGAGGCCCGCCGCAGGATGCCGGAAGCAATTCGGCAGGCGTGGACGATCGTCGTGACCGCGAACCCGCAGAACGAGGTCCAGGCGTTCCGGGTGACGGTCGGCTCGGACCCGTTGTTCGCGACGGTCAAGGCCGACCGCCGTGCGCGCATCCAGGAGACGGCGATCAACGCCGAGGCGCTGTTGCCGGGCGGGCCGTACGACCTGTGGCGCGACGACGAGCCGTCGCGACGCGTGAAGGACCTGACGAGCGCGTTCGCCGAGCACCCGCGGCTGCCGAAGATGCTCCGCGTGCAGGAGATCCTCGCCACCATCGACCGCGGCGTGCAGGACGGCCTGTTCGTAGCGTCGCTCCCGCGGCCCGACCGCACGGTCCGGACGTGGTGGCGGACGCCGGTGGACGAGGCGGCGCGCGCGGAACCGGCCCTGGAGCTCTTCCTCCCGGGCGCGGCCACGCTGTCCAACCTCGATGCGAGCATCCTGGCGCCGGGAATCCTGCCCCGGCTCTGGGAGGGCGAGTCGATCACCGTCGCCGCCGTCATCGACTACTTCGCCGGCGGGCGGACGGTGATGACGCCGCGCGAAGGCTACGACGAGCCGGTCGACATCCCGGCGTGCGCCCCTGGCGCGGTCGAAGCGGCCGTCGCGCAGGCGGTGCGGCGGGGCGGTCTGTGGCTGCTCAACGGACCGGCCAGCTTCCAGGGCGAGCCGCTGCCGGCCGGCGTCCTGACCCCCGCCGCCACGTTGCGGGCGCCGCTGGACCCGCTGCCGGTGCAGCGCCTCATGGTGGACGCCCTCCCCGACGCCTGGACGTCCGGTGAAGCGACAGTCCTGGCGCTTTCCGTCGCCCTGGCCGGTCAGGAAGGCCGTCCCCTCCCGTGGACGGTGCTGCGCCGCGCGGTCGACGACGCGATCGCGTCTCGTTGGCTGGAAACGACGCCCGGCAGCGACGCGTGGCCGTGTGACGTTGCCGGCGCGGCGGCGGTGGTCCTGAGGCCCCCCATCGCGTTCGAACCGTCCTCCGCCACACCGAAGGCGGCCGAGTCGCGGGCCGCGTACAGGTGCTCCGCGGTGCTCGATCCGGCCGCCCTGCAGGACCTGATCGACGTGCTGCCGGACATCGTGAAGTCCGCGGCCGGCGTGTCGCTGGAGTTCCGGCTCGATGTCGCGCTCGGCGACGGCGGCAAGGACGTCGATGCGGACACTGTCGCGTCGATCGACGACCTGCTCCGCGAGGTCAGCCCCGACCTGCGCCTGAAGCGCTGA
- a CDS encoding AAA family ATPase, producing MITSLRLVDFKNFINETLRVGPFTVIVGANASGKSNIRDAFRFLHGVGRGYTLSEIIGGKYGSGGQPEWTSIRGAPNEVSRLGNVEHGKRFRLSVDLKPKKKTPYWMDRYLIEVSRDERNSGGFRVTREELSAFGTIYTSHPGHGDPVHAQGDDAHLLLRMAKTRGQRKFGDRLAVRPDQPALTQIQEHKWVARSHKDSAQRAIDTLASMRFLDLSPERMRQPAFPGQTVLGDRGENLPTVLRKVCNDPKRKDALVSWVRELTPMDVRDFEFPVDKITGLVQLVIREKDQRALSAYSVSDGTLRFLAMLASLLAEDSRGMYFFEEIDNGIHPARQWLLLELIEKQTAKGDVQVVTTTHSPGLLAFVNDSTFGNTSVVGRLEDAADSIIRPVAGLPNAEELRKTQGLGRLLTGGWMETALSFTEEHPEGEGVEA from the coding sequence ATGATCACCTCCCTACGACTCGTCGACTTCAAGAACTTTATCAACGAGACGCTGCGCGTCGGTCCATTCACGGTGATCGTAGGCGCGAACGCAAGCGGCAAGAGCAACATCCGGGACGCTTTTCGGTTCCTCCACGGTGTCGGGCGCGGCTACACGCTGTCCGAAATCATCGGTGGAAAATATGGGTCCGGTGGCCAACCTGAATGGACATCGATTCGCGGCGCCCCCAATGAAGTCAGCCGCCTCGGGAACGTCGAACACGGGAAGCGTTTCCGCCTGTCCGTAGACCTGAAGCCCAAAAAGAAGACCCCCTATTGGATGGACAGGTACTTGATCGAAGTCTCCCGCGACGAGCGCAATTCCGGCGGTTTTCGAGTAACGCGAGAAGAGCTGTCGGCGTTCGGGACAATCTACACAAGTCATCCGGGTCATGGAGACCCGGTGCACGCGCAAGGCGACGATGCGCACCTGCTGCTTCGCATGGCCAAGACCAGGGGGCAGCGCAAGTTCGGAGATCGGCTCGCCGTGCGCCCGGATCAGCCGGCGTTGACACAAATCCAAGAGCACAAGTGGGTGGCTCGGTCTCACAAGGACTCTGCACAAAGAGCAATCGACACCTTGGCCAGTATGCGGTTCCTTGACTTGAGTCCGGAACGCATGCGGCAGCCCGCTTTTCCCGGCCAGACTGTTCTGGGCGACCGGGGCGAGAACCTGCCGACAGTGCTGCGGAAGGTCTGCAACGATCCGAAACGCAAGGACGCCCTGGTCAGTTGGGTCCGCGAACTCACACCGATGGATGTGAGGGACTTCGAGTTTCCGGTCGACAAGATCACGGGGCTCGTCCAGCTCGTGATCCGCGAAAAGGACCAACGGGCACTGTCCGCCTACAGCGTATCCGACGGTACGTTGCGCTTCCTGGCCATGTTGGCGTCTCTCCTGGCAGAAGATTCGAGAGGGATGTACTTTTTCGAGGAGATCGACAACGGCATCCATCCCGCACGGCAGTGGTTGCTCCTCGAGCTCATCGAGAAGCAGACCGCGAAGGGTGACGTTCAGGTAGTTACGACCACCCACTCACCGGGTCTGCTCGCGTTTGTCAACGACAGCACGTTCGGGAACACTTCCGTCGTTGGCCGTCTCGAGGACGCGGCCGACTCGATCATCCGCCCGGTAGCAGGACTGCCCAACGCCGAGGAGTTGCGGAAGACCCAAGGGTTGGGACGCCTACTGACTGGCGGTTGGATGGAGACCGCGCTTTCCTTCACCGAAGAGCACCCCGAGGGCGAAGGGGTCGAAGCGTGA
- a CDS encoding AAA family ATPase translates to MLKRVHIKGYKSLADVEVQLEPLTVLFGPNAAGKSNFLDALQLLSRIGASRTLREAFDAPYRGKPLKSFPIGKEGVRGLIEQERLAFSIEADLELADAVADAVNRQVRNMRRSSGRTASGSAGRQPAPVSARNLRYRIVIEMLPKTGALRVADEYLAALTSKGVPAIKRKPFIERRGEQIHVRREDRPQVAGHDRFPDHSILSMPHYPPHHPHVVAARSELEGWQFFYLEPRERMRADNPVREAPGIGPAGQDLAAFLNTAKAEEPDLFRCVERELHGMMPTIDGIDVEVNDVGEVELRLNERGVKMPARLLSEGTLRLLGLLALTADPPALVGFEEPETGLHPRRIPMIAQTLEARSHFFSGLHSQYIVTTHDPFLPDLVSPRSLFVVERTKRTNHQTRIVPFAAWRGARRGRNVQEARRDDREHTRIWERIVRGDFGA, encoded by the coding sequence ATGCTGAAGCGAGTCCACATCAAGGGCTACAAGTCCCTGGCCGACGTCGAGGTGCAGCTCGAGCCGCTGACGGTGCTGTTCGGGCCGAACGCCGCCGGCAAGAGCAACTTCCTGGATGCGCTCCAGTTGCTGTCCCGGATCGGCGCCAGCCGGACGCTCCGGGAGGCCTTCGACGCCCCGTACCGCGGCAAGCCGCTCAAGTCGTTCCCCATCGGGAAGGAGGGCGTCAGAGGTCTGATCGAGCAGGAGCGGCTCGCTTTCTCCATCGAGGCCGATCTGGAGCTGGCGGACGCGGTCGCCGACGCCGTCAATCGACAAGTACGGAACATGCGCCGTTCGAGCGGCCGGACGGCGTCCGGGAGCGCCGGCCGGCAACCCGCCCCGGTCAGCGCGCGAAACCTGCGGTACCGCATCGTGATCGAGATGCTGCCTAAGACGGGCGCGTTGCGCGTTGCGGACGAGTACCTGGCCGCGCTCACGAGCAAGGGCGTTCCGGCGATCAAACGAAAGCCGTTCATCGAGCGCCGGGGCGAGCAGATCCACGTGCGGCGCGAAGACCGGCCGCAGGTCGCCGGCCACGATCGTTTTCCGGACCACAGCATCCTGTCGATGCCGCACTATCCGCCCCACCACCCCCACGTCGTCGCGGCACGGAGCGAACTGGAGGGCTGGCAGTTCTTCTACCTCGAGCCGCGCGAACGGATGCGGGCCGACAACCCCGTGCGGGAAGCGCCGGGCATCGGGCCGGCGGGACAAGACCTCGCGGCTTTCCTCAACACCGCGAAAGCGGAAGAGCCCGATCTGTTCCGCTGCGTCGAGAGGGAACTGCACGGGATGATGCCGACCATCGACGGGATCGACGTCGAGGTGAACGATGTCGGCGAAGTGGAGCTCCGGCTCAACGAACGCGGCGTGAAGATGCCGGCGCGCCTGCTCTCGGAGGGCACCCTGCGCCTGCTCGGCCTCCTGGCGCTGACCGCGGACCCGCCGGCGCTGGTCGGCTTCGAGGAGCCGGAGACCGGCCTGCATCCCCGCCGGATCCCGATGATCGCGCAAACGCTGGAAGCGCGTTCGCATTTTTTCAGTGGCCTCCACAGCCAGTACATCGTCACGACGCACGACCCCTTCCTGCCCGATCTGGTGTCACCCCGCTCCCTGTTCGTGGTCGAGCGCACGAAGCGCACGAACCACCAGACCCGTATCGTTCCGTTCGCCGCTTGGCGCGGGGCCCGCCGCGGCCGTAACGTCCAGGAAGCCCGGCGGGACGACCGCGAACACACCCGCATCTGGGAGCGCATCGTACGGGGCGACTTCGGTGCATGA
- a CDS encoding toll/interleukin-1 receptor domain-containing protein, with the protein MLEERLLRIFVSHLAEHRRLAANIQRELLAFGVSSFVAHNDIRPTREWQDEIEAALATCDGMLALLHPGFHESKWADQEIGYAMGRQVLIVTARLGTDPYGFIGKFQSMNGIGKNAVALAEELFDILREHAMTRARIAEAVAALFCQSDSFAEARNNMRLLEQTSYWNASLSDRVRSASESNRQISDAVWQWTPEVTVPQRLEEFLARMESS; encoded by the coding sequence ATGCTGGAAGAGCGACTACTTCGCATCTTTGTTTCGCATTTGGCTGAGCATCGGCGATTGGCTGCCAACATCCAGAGGGAGCTGCTTGCATTTGGTGTCTCTTCCTTTGTGGCACACAATGACATACGGCCAACGCGGGAATGGCAAGACGAGATTGAAGCGGCGCTGGCAACATGCGACGGTATGCTCGCGCTACTTCACCCGGGGTTTCACGAGAGCAAGTGGGCAGACCAGGAGATCGGTTACGCGATGGGCCGTCAAGTCCTCATTGTGACCGCCCGCCTCGGGACCGATCCGTACGGATTTATCGGCAAGTTTCAGAGCATGAACGGAATCGGCAAGAACGCGGTAGCGCTGGCGGAGGAGCTGTTCGACATCCTTCGCGAGCACGCAATGACCCGCGCACGTATCGCCGAAGCTGTTGCAGCCCTGTTCTGCCAGTCCGACTCCTTCGCCGAAGCAAGGAACAACATGAGGCTGCTGGAACAGACAAGCTACTGGAATGCATCTCTGTCCGATCGAGTGCGCTCCGCATCCGAGTCGAACCGCCAGATAAGTGATGCCGTGTGGCAGTGGACTCCGGAGGTAACCGTGCCCCAGCGATTGGAAGAGTTTCTGGCACGCATGGAGTCATCGTGA
- a CDS encoding DUF2813 domain-containing protein, giving the protein MTFRDPSWPVAPAWGTGRASTCSRSPQPETAAPSRSRAGPAPAMSSCPKTNGPRRATCGTATGSMPSTTAPRPGRGWCGCATRSRSCWRRAACSPPTPFRRRRCRQRRREPARERHEHIEATSDYRRPHGAAQGSDRMRLTTVEIRNFRCIRNLTVDLDETTVLIGENNSGKTAFLEAIRICLERLRGRGRGPFDEYDYHLPDDEAAPTDAEPIEIELSFVETEAEPWNEEVVQALADLFARDANEQRRVTFRVTSSFDRNAGEFVTDWDFLNADGNPMPAGKGAGQLNTLQRLAPPFYLSALRDASRHFAAKGRFWRTFLAESGIPEDDREALTTELANLNERLITAHRPLLDVRTGLEDAGRVIEFGANEAVTIDALPTQLFSLLSRAQVNLASRSGARIPVELQGEGTQSLAVLLLFGAFLRSQLSDLDPDAAPVTALEEPEAHLHPSAIRSLMGLVSDLPGQKLVSTHSGDLLASVPSSAIRRFVHADDGIEAHRIEPGTLTPEEARKFDSHVRRTRGELLFARCWLLVEGETETTLLAGAAEALTLDIERAGVRCVEFSQTDVGMLAKVANSLGIVWYCVLDNDSGRGKYERRVRDEFGAAVEADRLTMPYDNVERMLCDGGFGDLYEARMSPQKAQPTSPRGTPAYWTEVLAALPNRYSKPEVAAEAAARMTAGQTAVPVELSSILNKAAALARA; this is encoded by the coding sequence ATGACGTTTCGCGACCCGAGCTGGCCCGTCGCGCCGGCTTGGGGGACTGGCCGGGCTTCGACCTGCTCTCGGTCGCCGCAACCGGAGACCGCCGCGCCATCGAGGTCAAGGGCCGGGCCGGCACCGGCGATGTCGAGCTGTCCGAAAACGAATGGGCCAAGGCGTGCAACCTGCGGGACGGCTACTGGCTCTATGCCGTCTACGACTGCGCCACGCCCCGGCCGCGGCTGGTGCGGGTGCGCGACCCGTTCGCGAAGCTGCTGGCGAAGAGCCGCGTGTTCTCCACCTACGCCATTTCGGCGGCGTCGGTGCAGGCAGCGGCGGAGGGAGCCAGCGAGGGAGCGTCATGAGCACATCGAGGCGACTTCCGATTATCGCCGGCCGCACGGTGCAGCCCAGGGAAGTGACCGGATGAGGCTGACCACCGTCGAGATCCGCAATTTCCGCTGCATCAGGAACCTCACCGTCGACCTCGACGAAACCACGGTTCTGATCGGCGAAAACAACTCGGGAAAAACTGCTTTCCTCGAGGCCATCCGCATCTGTCTCGAACGGCTGCGGGGACGTGGTCGCGGGCCGTTCGACGAGTACGACTACCACCTCCCGGACGACGAGGCGGCGCCTACCGACGCCGAACCCATCGAGATCGAGCTGTCGTTCGTCGAAACGGAGGCCGAGCCGTGGAATGAAGAGGTTGTGCAGGCGCTTGCCGATTTGTTTGCACGCGACGCCAACGAACAGCGGCGCGTCACGTTTCGGGTCACGTCGTCATTCGACCGGAATGCCGGCGAGTTCGTGACGGACTGGGATTTCCTCAACGCCGACGGCAATCCGATGCCGGCCGGCAAGGGAGCAGGTCAACTGAACACGCTCCAACGGCTGGCGCCGCCGTTCTACCTCTCCGCTCTTCGGGACGCGTCCAGGCACTTCGCCGCCAAGGGCCGTTTCTGGCGAACATTTCTCGCCGAGAGCGGTATTCCCGAGGACGACAGGGAGGCCCTGACTACGGAGCTCGCGAACCTGAACGAACGATTGATCACGGCCCATCGACCACTGCTCGACGTCCGTACCGGCCTTGAGGACGCTGGCAGGGTGATCGAGTTCGGCGCCAACGAGGCCGTAACCATCGATGCGCTGCCGACCCAGCTCTTCTCGTTGCTGTCCCGGGCCCAGGTGAACCTGGCATCCCGTTCCGGCGCCAGGATTCCTGTCGAACTTCAGGGTGAGGGCACGCAGAGTCTGGCGGTGCTTCTGCTGTTCGGGGCCTTTCTTCGCAGCCAGCTCTCCGACCTCGACCCCGATGCGGCGCCCGTCACGGCGCTCGAGGAGCCCGAGGCGCATCTGCATCCGTCGGCAATCCGGTCGCTGATGGGGCTCGTGAGCGATCTGCCGGGTCAGAAGCTCGTCTCGACCCACAGCGGCGACCTGCTGGCAAGTGTGCCATCGTCAGCCATTCGCCGATTCGTGCATGCCGACGACGGTATCGAGGCGCATCGGATCGAACCGGGAACACTGACTCCGGAGGAGGCGCGGAAGTTCGACTCCCATGTCCGCCGCACGCGCGGCGAGTTGCTGTTCGCGAGGTGCTGGCTGCTCGTCGAAGGTGAGACCGAGACGACGCTGTTGGCCGGCGCCGCCGAAGCACTGACGCTGGACATCGAACGCGCGGGCGTGCGTTGCGTCGAGTTCAGCCAGACCGACGTGGGCATGCTGGCGAAGGTGGCCAACAGCCTCGGCATCGTGTGGTACTGCGTGCTCGACAACGACAGCGGGCGCGGGAAGTACGAGCGACGTGTAAGAGACGAGTTCGGCGCCGCGGTCGAGGCGGATCGGCTGACCATGCCGTACGACAACGTCGAGCGGATGCTCTGCGACGGCGGATTCGGCGATCTCTACGAGGCACGCATGTCCCCGCAGAAGGCGCAGCCCACGTCGCCAAGAGGCACACCGGCCTACTGGACCGAAGTCCTGGCCGCATTGCCCAATCGTTACAGCAAGCCGGAAGTAGCGGCAGAAGCGGCGGCCCGGATGACGGCCGGACAAACCGCGGTCCCGGTCGAGCTGTCAAGTATCCTGAACAAGGCTGCGGCGCTCGCCAGGGCGTGA